One Terriglobales bacterium DNA segment encodes these proteins:
- the glmU gene encoding bifunctional UDP-N-acetylglucosamine diphosphorylase/glucosamine-1-phosphate N-acetyltransferase GlmU, whose protein sequence is MPKSLKRSTTGAADRSHSATFAVVIMAAGKGTRLKSRHPKVLHEVGGKPLLAHVVTAATKVVPAKDVYAIVGHEAERVKQAMQGSGIGFILQAEQRGTGHALIVSKSALAGYDHVIVLSGDAPLISAATIKKLRDQHLQERAAMTILTAVLDRPYGYGRIIYKQGSKQVQAIVEEKALKAKQKSLKEINAGFYAFAVKPLFQHIGLLSTNNAHREYYLTDMAAILAQAKQKVVSVKTEDAHEVLGCNTRVYLSDVDAELRRRKCIELMVEGVTIYRPETCIIDSDVTVGADTIIEPFVQLLGKTRIGEESRIRSYSVINNSEVGDRVLVRPGSIMDEARVGASAIIGPYSHLRPASEIGEGAHVGNFVETKKVRLGKGSKANHLTYLGDAQIGDGVNVGAGTITCNYDGVHKHETIIEDGAFIGSDATLVAPVKIGKGAYVGAASCVTDDVPDEALAIGRARQVTKPGWVRERRKSRAAGEKH, encoded by the coding sequence ATGCCGAAATCGCTCAAGAGAAGCACTACAGGAGCTGCCGACCGTTCGCACTCGGCCACCTTTGCTGTGGTCATCATGGCGGCGGGCAAAGGTACGCGACTCAAGTCACGACACCCGAAGGTGCTGCATGAGGTTGGCGGCAAGCCGTTGCTGGCGCACGTGGTGACTGCTGCTACCAAAGTTGTGCCCGCGAAAGACGTTTACGCCATCGTGGGACACGAAGCTGAGCGGGTAAAGCAAGCCATGCAGGGCAGCGGCATCGGATTCATCTTGCAGGCCGAACAACGTGGCACCGGTCACGCGTTGATAGTTTCAAAGAGCGCGCTTGCCGGGTACGACCATGTAATCGTACTTTCCGGCGATGCGCCTCTGATTTCCGCAGCAACCATCAAAAAACTGCGTGATCAGCATCTGCAAGAGCGCGCCGCGATGACTATTTTGACAGCGGTATTGGACCGTCCGTATGGCTACGGCCGCATAATTTATAAGCAAGGAAGCAAGCAGGTTCAAGCAATCGTCGAGGAAAAAGCCCTTAAGGCGAAGCAGAAATCTCTCAAGGAAATCAATGCCGGGTTCTACGCGTTTGCTGTAAAGCCTCTCTTCCAGCATATCGGCTTGCTCAGTACCAACAATGCCCACCGTGAGTACTACCTCACAGATATGGCCGCCATCCTCGCCCAGGCAAAGCAGAAAGTAGTCTCCGTCAAAACCGAGGATGCGCACGAAGTGCTGGGCTGCAACACCCGGGTTTACTTGAGCGATGTAGATGCCGAGCTGCGGCGTCGTAAGTGCATCGAGCTGATGGTAGAGGGTGTGACCATTTATCGCCCTGAGACCTGCATCATTGATTCTGACGTGACGGTGGGAGCGGACACGATAATCGAGCCTTTCGTCCAATTGCTCGGCAAGACGCGCATTGGAGAAGAATCGCGGATCCGCTCGTATAGCGTGATCAACAACTCCGAAGTTGGTGACCGTGTGCTGGTCCGTCCGGGAAGCATCATGGACGAGGCTCGAGTGGGGGCGAGCGCGATTATCGGCCCGTACTCTCATCTCCGGCCAGCCAGCGAAATTGGCGAGGGAGCGCACGTCGGAAACTTTGTAGAGACAAAAAAAGTCAGGTTAGGCAAAGGTTCGAAGGCCAACCATCTCACCTATTTGGGCGACGCACAAATTGGTGATGGGGTGAACGTAGGTGCGGGCACCATCACCTGCAACTACGATGGCGTGCACAAACACGAAACCATCATCGAAGACGGTGCTTTCATTGGCAGCGACGCCACGCTGGTGGCGCCGGTAAAAATCGGAAAAGGCGCTTACGTGGGCGCAGCTTCATGTGTCACAGACGATGTTCCGGACGAAGCTCTCGCTATCGGCCGTGCGCGCCAGGTCACCAAGCCGGGCTGGGTCCGGGAGCGCCGCAAGTCCCGTGCAGCCGGCGAGAAGCACTGA
- a CDS encoding DUF1059 domain-containing protein, whose amino-acid sequence MAQESTSNQKSFRCADLGHKECNWQVSGRSEDELMPQIERHGREKHNLTNFDNDTRNQVRSAIRDKAA is encoded by the coding sequence ATGGCACAAGAGAGCACGAGCAACCAGAAGTCGTTTCGCTGCGCAGACCTGGGACATAAAGAATGCAACTGGCAGGTAAGCGGACGGTCGGAAGACGAATTGATGCCTCAGATCGAGCGTCACGGACGTGAAAAACACAACCTCACAAACTTTGATAACGATACCCGCAACCAGGTGCGGAGTGCGATCCGCGACAAGGCAGCGTAA
- the rdgB gene encoding RdgB/HAM1 family non-canonical purine NTP pyrophosphatase, producing the protein MATGKPILIATSNCGKLRDFAAAAAEHGVEVQPVPGLDSLPQVVEDGTTFQANACKKAEHYSRLVPREIVLADDSGLEVDALGGAPGVRSARYAAGENDENSSDAANNARLLRELAPVPDAQRQARFVCVIAAARDGSTLTTFRGEAEGVILHALRGSGGFGYDPLFYFVELGKTFAELSAEEKAKVSHRGKAFRKFLQWYEQQASRSEPQS; encoded by the coding sequence TTGGCGACAGGTAAGCCCATTCTCATCGCTACATCCAATTGCGGCAAGCTGCGCGACTTTGCGGCGGCGGCTGCCGAGCATGGTGTCGAGGTGCAACCCGTCCCCGGTCTCGACTCGTTGCCCCAAGTGGTCGAAGATGGGACCACATTCCAGGCCAATGCCTGCAAGAAAGCCGAACACTACAGCCGCCTTGTTCCACGAGAAATCGTGTTGGCGGATGACTCTGGACTCGAGGTTGATGCGCTGGGAGGTGCTCCCGGTGTGCGCTCGGCGCGGTACGCCGCCGGTGAAAATGATGAAAATAGCAGCGATGCCGCGAACAATGCCCGATTATTGCGTGAGTTGGCGCCTGTACCGGATGCCCAACGCCAGGCACGATTCGTCTGCGTGATTGCGGCAGCGCGCGATGGCTCTACCCTGACAACTTTTCGAGGAGAGGCGGAGGGTGTGATCTTACATGCGCTGCGCGGCTCGGGCGGGTTTGGCTACGATCCGCTGTTTTATTTTGTGGAATTGGGCAAGACCTTCGCTGAACTCTCAGCCGAGGAGAAGGCTAAAGTCAGCCACCGGGGGAAGGCGTTCAGGAAATTTCTGCAGTGGTACGAACAGCAGGCAAGCCGCAGCGAACCGCAATCATA